The stretch of DNA CCTTCCGCTCCCTCCGTAGGGGGGCTCCATGGTCGACAATGACCACACAGCTCTGTGTCACCTCCTCGGATGCACCGCCTGTGTGTTCGGGCAGGTGTCATCTGTGACAGCAGTGGCACTGGAAGGCCCTGGCAGGTGCACGCCCAGGTACCCACCCCCATGTCCCAGCGCCCCTCGAACTCTGCACCCCCATCCCAACTTCCCTTTGCAAACCTTCCGCAGCTGACAGTTCACTGCCTGCCTCCCGCCAGCCGCCCAGCTGCAACGGAAGACACCCCTGAGCTGACGGGGCGCACCCCGGCTGGCTCAGCGAGCTCCAGCAGGCCCCCTGGCGCCAGGGAGGCCTTGCTGCAGCCCAGGTCCAGGGTTCAATGACCCCGGCCCATTGTTCCCTCCAGCAGAAAGCTGGGGGGACGGCCGGCTAGCAAGCTCAGGCCTCACGCCCCCCACGCACGGAGGACTCTGGCTAGGCCAGCCTGGCTGTGGGCGACCCCGCCCCTCCAGGTGAGGTAGGGGTCTGGAAGGTGGAGTGGAGCTTCCGTAACAACTCGGGCTCCTCGTTTTTCCCCGTGGAGGCCTCGGGGGCACCCAGAGGGTAGGCCTCCCTGGGCCCGCCGGTCCTGGAGCAGGTGAGGAAGGCCCAGCAGGCCGCCCGGAGGCGAGCCAGGTCCCGGTGGGTGGTCTCGCTGACGAAGCAGTACAGCACCGGGTCGGCCACGCAGTTGAAGCTggtgaggagcagggagaagtgGTAGGCATTGAAGATGCCCTTGGCGAACTGGCAGCTGGACTCCCAGAGGCTGCGCACGAGCAGCAGCACGTGGTAGGGCAGGAAGCAGGCCAGGAAGATGACCATGGTGCTGAGCACCAGCCGCTGGATCTGGTCCTTGCGGCTCTTCTGCGTGCCGTGGCTGCGGTGCACGGCCCGCAGGATGCCCCGGTAGGCGGCCAGCAGCAGGCAGAGCGGGAAGAGGAAGCCCACCAGGAAGCGGTAGTAGTTGATGCCGCGTTGCCATGGCTGCAGCGGGTAGTGCTCGAAGCAGACGCGGTGCTGGTTCCCGTCCTCCACCACCTCCTTGTGCAGCAGGAAGTAGGCGCTGGCCAGCAGCTCCTTGGCCCAGATGACCACGCTGATGCTGACGGCCGCCTTCAGGGT from Phyllostomus discolor isolate MPI-MPIP mPhyDis1 chromosome 1, mPhyDis1.pri.v3, whole genome shotgun sequence encodes:
- the GPR68 gene encoding ovarian cancer G-protein coupled receptor 1, with protein sequence MGNVTVNSSSMNCTIDHTIHQTLAPVVYITVLVVGFPANCLSLYFGYLQIKARNELGVYLCNLTVADLLYICSLPFWLQYVLQHDNWLYGDLSCQVCGILLYENIYISVGFLCCISIDRYLAVAHPFRFHQFRTLKAAVSISVVIWAKELLASAYFLLHKEVVEDGNQHRVCFEHYPLQPWQRGINYYRFLVGFLFPLCLLLAAYRGILRAVHRSHGTQKSRKDQIQRLVLSTMVIFLACFLPYHVLLLVRSLWESSCQFAKGIFNAYHFSLLLTSFNCVADPVLYCFVSETTHRDLARLRAACWAFLTCSRTGGPREAYPLGAPEASTGKNEEPELLRKLHSTFQTPTSPGGAGSPTARLA